The following is a genomic window from Paralichthys olivaceus isolate ysfri-2021 chromosome 3, ASM2471397v2, whole genome shotgun sequence.
AAGCTCAGCAACATTAAGTGTTGTTAAGAAGAAATGGCTCATCAGAAAACAgggaaacaaaaatgtaagaaaatgtgGGTATTTATCAGGTAGCACACAGGAAAGAGATGTTCTGGTAGAACAGAGATAAAACAGAGCACATGTGAAAGTAAAGCGATTAAGCTGTAGAGGTTTGGTTAGAATCAGAGCAAAGAGCTGGACAAGGAAGTTTGTCAGCAGCAAGAAAATTGTCGATGCATAGACATGAATCATTTCATCCTGAATAGGGAGTGAAGTTAATTAAGTTTCTGGTCTCATTTGTTCTGATGATTGTCATCGGCAGTGTGATGCTATTGTAGAGACACAGGAGGATTTTTATCAGTGTCAGCAGACAGAACGTGTTGATTCACTTTCAGCCATTTAGTGTCCAGAGAAATGAGGTGCAATTGCAGCACAAGTAGAAAGCAGGTTAGATTAGGAGGACTGATTTATCACTGGCAAAAAAcagattaattaatttatatatctatCCTTCACATTTCCAATTTACAAAATCGGATTGATCTAAATTCAAATCAGATTAGTTGGAACATTCAACATACTGCTGCTTCTCCTGACTATATTTAGAAATCAAGTACGTAAGTGTGTCTGCCCAGATACCTTCACATCAATtatgtaatgatattttataGACTAACGCTGCTTGCAGACGATAAGATTATCaacttatttaaataaataatttgatgTCCAAAGATGTGAATCATCTGCAACTATACTGATAGTAACAACCTCTTTTTCAATACAGTTCTAATAAATTGTAATTTCATATAATGAGGACAAAATACCATCATACATACAAGTTCAGATCTtgataaatagttttttaattATGATTTGGTAACTGGATTAAAATGTAGTTACTTTGATTAAGGGATACAGTTAAGTATAATTGATCTGGGTATTAATTGAGGAATTCCATGTTAAATTCAGccaaatatgaacagaattgtGTATCACTAAAAGCAGCAACcattatataatatacacaATATTACCTCAGCCAAAATCTCAAGATATATTTGAGGTTTTCTGCTGTATCACAGTGTGATATTATATTGACATTTTGTCCAACTCTAATCAGATACAGTCATGGTCATGATGAGACAACACAGCCTGTGTGTCTTCAATAAAATCATCACTTTGTTTAAAGctgtcccaaaaaaaaaacactggtcCTGTTTTGACTTCAAACTTTAAAAGTAACAACCAACTAGGTGGAAGATGTGTATGTGACAGCAATCACACCTCATTCTCACTGGGACCACTTTGGACATGATGAATTATTGtattaatggatggatggatggatggatgtatggatggatggatggatgaacaccCGAGTTATAGTCATCACAAAATGCCACTTGTTATCTCACTAGTCTCCTCATGAGCCTCTCTAAACTCTAACATGCACAGGCACCACACGACCAAAATCCTGGAGCTCTGAGcaacaagcacagacacaaacagacaagcGAGAAATCCAGCTGAGGTGAGGAAGCAGCTGGCTCAGCTCCAAACTGAAAACTTGAGTAACAGCATCCTCTGCCCTGCTTTGTTAACTTTTGAATGTGGGATACTGTAGCTGGATCATcggaaaataaatattttcatctgAACAAAATATATTCTTATTGATGGTTGATTTCTGAAAAGTTTGAATTTTAAGTATGTAGTGAGTATGGCGTTAACTTCCAACTGTAAGTACAGTAGCTGCAGAAGAATACATATATTATTACTtccaccgaggaggttatgttctTGCCACTGAccatttgtttagtttttcaatAGGATTCTGTGAAACCCCAGAACAGATTTTAACTAAACCTGGTAGAAGGATGAAGCAAATTAGAGGATGAAGGGGAGGATTTTTCACTTGCTTCAACATTATGAGTGAGggcattttttgacattttcaccagtttcccagtgaatatttcatggatcttgaatcaggcatatttaaagGGATGTTAATTAGGAGTGTGTGaagtttgatttaattcaaggggactgttgggtcttggcagTGCTATGAAGTTTTTCAATTATCCATCACTGACCTGGATTCTTTGGTTCACATTTTTTCCATCATACTGATCATCATCAGcatgaaaactgtgaaaaatatgTCTTACAGAGTCCTGCTTTTCCTGAACAGTTCGCTAACAACTGTATTTGCAAATATCAAATGTTAAAGCTGGCAGgaaataatttattaaaaatgtatttatgaaaaaatatatgcttttaaaataaagacagaaaatatgCTTTTAACTGGTAATGTTAAGAGTTATGCTTGACACCACACCCAGTTTAGCGGGAAGAATTAAAGTCAGAAATGGTCAGTTTGGAGAGGAGCCATCAACTTCCTGTCAGAGCAGCTGCCTCAGATAACAgtatgtgtgcatctgtggAGCCTCGCCCACATGTCCAGCCTGCAGATACCTGAGAAGAGGGAGGCGAGTGACAGGGAGAGACCGTTCTGAGACACCGCCAGCAGGGACTGACCCTCACAGCCATCTGAGAGACAGAAACTAACACTCAGCACAACCATCACCACAGGCACCAACATTTCAACACTCCACTGAGACGCGTGTCAGTGACACAGGCAAACATGCTACAGCTTAGTACACTGCACCCATACTACACATATGGAAGTAATACAGCTCCAAGATACAACACACTTGTGTATGCACATACTGCGGTACTGAGAGGTGCAGACATAATgaatcacaaacacatacagatatAAAACTTGGTACATTTAACACGCACAAAGAAAATCCCACATCCCACAAACGTTCAGATATTTCTATGTGTTGGTGTCTCAGAAACTGTAATCTGTTTCCTCAACTCAGAGGAGAATCTCCTCAGGAGatgttttgaaaatgacagTGTAGAATATAGTAGAAgatttccaacacaaacacaacccttCAAACCTATTTATGACCATAATATTCCTAGATATTCCATCTTTATGAATgtaatgtttgaataaataGCAACACTAATAAGAACATTTTACTGTAGACTATCATTCTGTGACCTTTAAAATCAGACTTCCATGTTTACAGTCCATGGTAAAGCCTCACATGCTAAGAGGGTGATATGAATACTGTATGATGATGAGGTTATGAATTATGAATGGAACACAAACATACTcattcacacagaaagaaaattaTTTCCTTGTGCATTTTGgattttaaaattgaaatacatttttccaaatAGTTTGCTTTTTATTGCCATTTTGCTTGAAAGGCTAACCTGGAAACCTCAAATTCTTTTTGAAACCACAATGGCTAATTGGGAACCTCCAAAAAAACTTGACTGACCAACAGTGTAAAACTAAATTCTATCACAAACTCATGGACCTATGGGAATGTAGCACAATAAACATTAGCTGTGTGTTATTTTCTGCATGCTCCCTCATtccctctctctacctcttaGTTcacactcctccacctcctcagctGAGCCTGAGTCTGACAGGCCCTGGTAGGAGTCCTGAGAGCTCCTCCTGGAGCCTCCGCTGTCAGTGGAGTGAAAAactgcaggagaggaagataaaacaagaacaaacatAAAGAATCAGAGTATAAGATGACTCAATATACAAGTTTAATTTATACCATGATGCCATTGAGGCTGATTTGTTGAGCCAGAGGGAAATATTTGAGATATTGTGAAGTTTTTGTGTAAAGCTGCAGTCGATTTGGAAAAATATGAAGGATGTTTCATATTGATTAGATTCTAATCTAAACCTgaataacataaaatataaatcaagaCCCTGAGTTTTGTGAAGGAAACCTTGCACCTGTACAGATGACTATGTGTTTGATCTAATTGCATCCCAATACTTATTATTCTTACTGTGCTGGGAGGTTGTGGAGGGCGGCAGGCGGCTGCGGCGGATCAGTTGCCTGCGCAGGCGGATCTTCTGCTTGAGCTGCTGAATCTCACAGTCactgtccccctcctcctccccctcctcctcctgacgcCGCATATTGCACTTCATCAGCTCGATTGCTGCAATAAGGGACTCTGAAATGCTGAAATGAGCGTTTTCCtgaagagaaagacagtgaaaatTAGAAATCAGGTCAGGGAGAAGAATGACTTCATTGTTTTGACCCCCGTTTCTCTCAGTTACCCACATGAATTGCAGAAATGAAGTATTGAATTGTTTAAATAATTCTAATTCTCCATTCACCAATTCACCAAATTAAAAGTGTATATAACAGAGTTTGATAAACACCAGATGTAATTAGTTATGAGCAATGTGTTTCAATGGACAACACTCTGACCTTTTCAAGGTCAGCACAGCTGCCGAAGTCCTGCTCTGACAGGTAGCTGATGAGGCTCTGGCCCTCAGACGGTTTCCTGAACATCCCATCTGGCACACTGCTGTACTGGGACCCATCTGAAGCATCAAAATGAGGCACAATTACAATTTGTATACAAGTGATTCAATGTTGGAATTTTAAGGTTATCTGTTTaagctttcaaaataaatatataatattacaacGATTTCATAACCAGTTTTTATCTAAATAATAAACTCACTATTGCACCAAGTCGGGGAATCTGAACTAGACATCGTGGccaataaaatatttcacaccTAACTACATTTCTATGAACTTCCTGCGCAGGGTCCAGAAACTCAAGTTAACAGACTAGCTGACACACTTACAGgaacaacaaacacaagtttGCAGTGGACTTTCTCACATCTTGCTTAAACTTTAAAGAATCCCTGATTAAGACTATATTTTATCtagtaaaatattgttttcatatGTGCATTTTTGTGACTATAATTTATGTTATTGTTACTTATGCAAACAGAATAACAGAAAAAACTCACGAGACTCCATGTAGAGGGAACTGGGATTGCTGGAATCACTGCATTGAGGAGAGAAGGGGCTGTAGTCCTTCATGCAGCAGTCGTCAGCAGGTGATTCTATGAGACAAACAGTTCACGTTAACAGTCTGTTATTGAAATTCCAGAGTAGCTGAAATCCATAATGAATTCTTAAAAATTGATGGGAATGCACAACATCATTCATACACAAACTCTGATTTGATGCATCATTGTTTTTGTATCAAACAATCTATGGAAATGGTTCATTTCATTGCATGCAGAAACAAATAATGAATGTGACAGAGTGTTGACCCTTGTCAGTATAATGTGCGTCAGTCAGTTTAATCTAATTATAATGACAGTTAACTACTATACTTTATGATGgtatttttcttaaagaaagggtataaaatatactttttacaTAATTTTTTTCGATGCCAGAACTAAAGTTAGGATGTTGACATACAGCATCTCTTATAACTTTGCTATTTTAACACACCATGATACTTTACTTAACAATGTAAAAGAACCTCAATGAGCAAAAGCACATATTATGAAGGTAAAGGTGAGACTGAAAATGAGAAAGGTGGAGAGACTTCATCaacatgcagagaaaaaaaaatgggatGGGGAGAGGGGTCAAGTGATGGAGTACAGTTAACTGCACTGCCGACCTTCTACCGGATCCTCTATTATTATGGTGATTTTTCGGGGGCCCCCTCCTTTCGTACAAAAAGTAGAAAAAGACACGAAAAAGAGATAGAGCAGAAGGAGAGAACATTACCTCAAGCCAATAGAGGGAAACAGTGAGCAAAGAGTGGAGACGTTAatacagaaatatttaaaacattcgGACAGGAAGTGTGCATCTTCTGAGATAGAATGTGGCCCGACCACATTACTGACTACATCtatgtttcagtttcattttataaagacaatgtgcaaaaaaggagatgtgtttttatcatcttCAAAAAGATGACTACTCAATCAAAAGAAGTTTAAACCttccttgtgttttttaatattaataatcatacTTTCTCATAAATACAACATATCTTACACACTCACTGTTAGAGGTTATCCTGACCTACTGTCAAATGAGGTTACTTCGAGTTAACTCACCATTCCTGAGTTTCTGATTGACCCCTGTGTCTGAGAACGAACGGGTGTGTCCTCGGGACCCGCGGCCAGGCCCCCTCTGGAGCTCCGAAAAAGACGAGCGCCGAGGTGGGGGCGGGGCCTTGGAACTTCGCTCCATGGAATGCTCCAGGGTCCCGCCCTGCTCACTACTGTGGGTGGAGCTTTGGGAGTCACGGCGACTGCGTTGCCCCAGGTTACCGATAGCCAGGTACTCTGGCCCGTCATCATAGTCGCCATCACCAGAGTCCCCAGCTTCAGGTTGGAGATGGGTGGGCGTCGGGGACTCCATTAGTGTTATGCCTCGCTCGCTCTCCCCTggcctggacacacacacccagggaGGTCCAGCGCTGCTTGCAGGAGAGGTAGTGTCTGCAACACAACATAAACATGAGGTGAGGCGTGTTGAGAAGGAGGATTTTGCAAACAAAATTTGTGATTACAGGTCATATGTGTAATGCAAATTTGTTTCAAACTAGGTTATCCACATTGCAattttatattgttattttctgcacacaatatttttctgtctgtactGGAAGAAGTAATTCTACTTTTCTCCTATTTTTCCTCAGTTAAATTGGATTTTCTATTGGGATCTGTGAATAAAAGTGATGTAAAtgcaaaaaagtaaaaaatgatcCTAAAACATTTATCCATTTTAGTGAGCTGGTTCAGGACATAGAGTTTAGGAGGCTTGATCAACACATTCTTCAGTATCTGACGAGGCCCAAAGACAATCAGGCCTCTGTACAGTGAAGTCAGTCTATTCTCAACAAACTGTAGTGCATTCATAGTGCCATCCCCTTATcccatctcctctctccctgcatATACTGATTGAAGAGCGGTGACAACTTTCCCTTCATTTGATTAACATAGAGATTAACATACATAAATAAAGGTAAATAAAGGAGAATTTAACAGAGAAGAGCACCTCTTAGCTGTCTGCATAGGTTGGTTGGGCATTAAAAGATGAGTGGTACGAATCTTTAagtaaaacagattaaaaaacttAACATGCTCTCCTCACTTGTGCTGTTGATGTTTTGGGACTGGACTCCTGTAGAGGTTCCAGATTTGTGGCTGGTAAAGACTGCTTCGCGCAAAGAGCAGTTGGAGGTGGTAAGTCTGCGGTTTAGAGTTTCTACTCTAGGCACTGCGTCATGGTTTCTCCAGGCCCCACCAGCCCCTGGCAATacacacagactctggctcttcAACAGACCCAGACATGGTGGGACCTTCAGAGGTGACAGCTGGAGGATGAAAAGGAAGGgtattaataaatacaaatacatgtgtCAGTTCTTCTTCACCACCATTATTACCAAACAaagtataataaataaaacaaatagataACGGATAAACGGCAAAATAACAAGTTACAGACATTATTGAGACATGGCTCAAGCATTTAAGTAATTTCATCAGACGCACCCCAACTGTATCTACTTGGGCCAGCAGTTTGGGATTGTTCTGTTCCACAGCTTCCAGACACTGAAACATGGCTGTCACGTGAGGCTCGCTCAGCAGAAACGCAGCATCTGAAAGATAAGAGATACAATAAGAGGACAAGAGACatagacagagaaaacaggGTGAACAAAAAAACAGTACGGCACAATTgaaggaaataaagagaaactgAAATAGAACAAAAGTTTTTTATAGAAGGACAGGGACAGACAAAAAGGAAATTCAGGGAACTGAAAGTGATTTTCGACATTTCTTACTTTAGTTTACACTATGCAATAATGTCtcttatattaaaatgaaacCACTCACCATTATAATATTTACGTGTATGTCCCAGATGCCTGAGCAGAGGTCGGAGCTGAGCTGACAGCATGTGAACCTGTAAACTGTGAAGCAGCCAGCGCTCGGCCTTGTAGCTTTCACCAGTGCTATGCATCCCGCTGCTCAGCACTGGTTCCAGCTTACTGaactgaggacagagagagagggaacaatagaaaaagaaagaaatgtgaagTAGGTTTGTGAGGGAACAGTAGACAGGGAAAGAAGCTTACAGTGGTAAACATGCTTTTCATTTGAGTATAAAGAAGAATTCTAATAGTTTTAGGCAACACTGAAATTAGCATTATCTAACCATTTGTCTGTGCTTGTCTTCACTGtttgttataaataaaacagcagagCATCATGGGATCTTCTTCACTGGAGTTTCTGTGGTTGACTTTTATGTTGGTggcaaaacaaaccaaatcatCTTCTGTTTACTCTAAATATACTGATGTTTATAAGCAACACAACGGGCAATCCAGGAAGTGTAGTGACTTTGCTATGTCGTGGTATAACACTGAAcataataactttaaaaaagtaGGAACTAGGGTTTTTCCATCAACAAACAGGTTCTGAAAATTAGCACCGTACATTCACCGTCTAAAAGGGAAAGTAAAACTAGtttatcagaaaaaaaacaccattacCATTTACTCCCTCTGAATTAGAGTGAGTACAAACTGTAGTATTTTTTAGGAAACATAGAACCTGAGCACATTCACAACCTGTAAACTCTAGTTTTGCAATGTTTAGGCCAGTGACCAGAGATAAGTATTCAAAATAATTCTTAAGTATTTATGTGCCGCCCTGCCTGAGGCCGTCGGTGACCATACCTGTTCAACGTGTGAGGCAAGGTGAGGGCTGATGTAGCGGACACACCACACAAACGGCCAGTAGTCTCTCTGCTTGTAATAAACCTGCAACACAAAACAGGTGTTCACATGACGCTGACTGAGAAATGCATCTTTAATAAACACAATGAGTCATAACGGAGGGGGAGAGCATCACATGTTTCAGTCCATGATTATAACTAAAATGTTAAAGCTTGTGAAAAAGACTGTTACACACATTTCTACAAATGTGTGGGAAAGTAAGAAACTTTCCCAATTAAAGCTACAGTTCCTGAtaatatcatttaaaataaaaatttttATTGTACATAATGCGGTTGTGGGGCACAGCTAGAACCAACATCCTCCATGTTCCATGTTCAGTCACAAAACATGTTGAGTGACCATCCAAATTCACAGGTTAAAGTTTCACAAATGCTAACTTTGACCTGTAAGTCTTCCAAAGCAAACCAGGTTCACTGCTGACGGTGATGAGTCATCTATTTTTCTTACAgatagcacaaaacaaacagttacAAGAGAGATCAGTCAGATCTGCTGACCTGCTCATTCTTCAAGCTGTGACTAAGGATGTTGTTCATGTCCTTGTGGAGCCGCTGCAGGCCGCCATAGCGGGACCACACATTGGGGTTGTTAGTTGACACGAGACCCTCCACTGTGGTCTTCAGGCTGGACAGCAGCTTCCAGTGCTCCCTCCTGGTAGAACAGCAGGAAGGAGAAAGGAAGGAAGTTTAGGAATGAGGAAGTAGGCAAAGAAGCGCTGATGTCAGCAGCGTTGTGGCTTGAATCATTATTCTCATCAACAAAAACACTTGCACGAAATGAAAAAGTTCCAGCAATTGAGTTGCGAAATCCAAACTCTGCACTCAGTGACTAACAAGCAATGCTACACTTCAATAAATGTTGCCACATCTTTTCCTGCATTGATCCACACAATCCCTACAAGTAGAAGTGTGAAGTCCTGCACCAAGGGTATCTTTAATACAGATATGAATATCTGTTGATCAAAGAGTGTCAGATACAAAACTTCAAAGATCAGGTCTCATTCCCTCACACACTGTCAAGCTCTGGCTCATTTCCAAGAGTTCCTCTTTTTTCACCTGAGGTCAGCAAACAAACTGAAAGCTTTTCAAAATGAGTCACTTAACTGCAGCAATGGGACAGAAAATATGTCAGATAAAAGTCAGAGGGTACAGAAACTCTAGGGCGCATAACTTATCTTTCCATTAGTTGCCTTTATATTTGTCATGtgcttaaaaaaataaaggttatGAAACCCCTGAATGGAACATTTATGAACACCAGTCTATCTATAAGCAGCagtgctgagcagcagcagcatcacgaGTTCAGCTGCAGAGCTCACTGATCAAATCACATAATTTAGCATAAGACAGGGAGGCTGAATGTTAGAGATCATTCTCCACATCTGTagggtggggtgtgtgtgtgtgtgtgtgtgtgtgtgtgtgtgtgtgtgtgcgcgcggcATCAAGAAGTAAAATTCCACAAGCCACAGAAAGGTTGCTGAGGTTAAAGATTTACTTCACAAccgttttgtgtgtgtgtgtgtgtgtgtcagtgaacatttttaaaatgtatctcaCTTCTAATTGTTCAAATAAAGAGAATTAAAGTGCACTACCTTGCTCATCTAGTGGTGGAATACAAGTACTTACTTCAGTactgttcttgaataaagataagaGGTACTTATTATTCTTCATTGAAAGCTTCTTTATTATTCTACTGCATCATATTCATCAGAATTACATTAATATTGTACTCAACTAGGTTTTCTGACAGTAGCATATACTTGTTACTTTTCATATTAAGAGCTTAATTAACAGACAACAAACTGATCCTATAAAACATTACACAATGGTAAAGATTGAATCACATGCTGTAAACTTTaatctgacaaataaaaaatgattaaagtTAATGATGAGTTGTTAGCAGTTCCACCAAAGACCCATTTGATTGGTGACCATTTGGAGGGGAACCACTGGCAGCATCTGGATGAGCTACAACAGGAAGCTGTTCATGCAGCTATACAGTAGTTGCTTATGAATCAATCAgttaatctgatttatttatacattataaTATGATGTATAATTAAAGTTATTACAATATAGCCCTCGCACAGAACTTAATACAGAACTACATCAGTATTTCCCAAATTCCCTCATCCTCCATGAATTATAAATGTAGGCAGGTATTACTACAGTAAATACTATACACAGTATgtgctgtaaatataaatacacactaTATGTTCCCTGTTCAGAATGAATTGTCTCAACTTAAGCTCTTGTTACAGCACATCAGGTTCAAACATGGAGACTTGCAGTATTTACTCAACTCCTCCTGAACGTGTAGAAAGTAAAcactatataaatgtataatgtCAACATATTATAAAACATGCACTTCAGTTTGTCTTTCCGTTAACAGAGCTTTAATACAGCCCGTCAGTCTCTACTGTAACTGATGTGAAGGAAATGTCTAGATTTTACTACATTTGACAGCTAGCTAGTTAGCTGTTAGCACAACCTAGTTGTGTTGTAGTTAACAGTTAACTTGGAGCTAGTCAGTGGCAGTCAATAACGATGTCAGCACTAACGCTAACAAAACTTCCATGACACATACGAGAGTCAAACACTCAATGTTTCTGACAGCTTGAAGCTGCACTGCTAATGCTGCTAACTTCAAGCTGTCAAACGTACCATGTCAGGTTAGCTTAGCCGAGCGTTGCTGCTAGCTTCATAACTCAAACATGCTGCTGAGTTAAAGCGAGCTGTCGCTTCAAGAGTCGTCTCTGGATGAACTAGTGAGAGGAGCCGTTTTAATTATGTTGTTATTTATACAACCACGGTccctgttagctgttagcagttagctgttagcagttagcagttagctgtcAGCTCACCTGCGCTCCTCCGCCTCTTCCTCCGCCGCGATCTCCATGTCCTCCGCGAGGAGCAGAGCTCCGTACAAGGCCGCCAGCTTCCCCGATATTTCCTCCTGCCAAGTGTGAAACGACGGAGTTTAATCGCAGAGGCAGGGCTGCTTGAGAGAATCAGCCGCACCTCCTGTCCTCCGCCACCATGTCCGCCCGCTCCGCCTGCTCCTCTGAAGCCGTGAATCAAAACAGCGGGTGGGCGGAGGTGACGTCCTTTAGTTACTTTAGTCaatgctgccccctgctggtacAACCTGGAACACTAACTATGACTCCTGAGCCCGTGTGATCTCTGGTGCTGCAGTATCACATCCTCTGCAAAAATACTCTTACAAGTTAAAGTGCTGGATGGACTATccttattttgtaaatacaCGCTGTATTTATTctattgtgtatatttatttcatgattATTGTCCTGTTGACTTTTTAACAATTACATTTCTGTGGAGCTTCCCTGCCAGACCTTTCCACATGATTGTACTTGTGTAACCAGTGTAACAACAAACATCTCAAAGGTCTTGAACATACTGAATAATTTCACCTCTTTGAGCCTTGAagtgcaaattaaaacaaattactGTATGTGAGAACTTTGACTTTGGTGAAACTGCCAACAACTCATAGAAATTTGAAACAAGCATGTTGGGAACCACTGATTTAAACTTTCTGACTGTATTGTGTTTTATCTATGTTAAAACTGAATCTGAAAAGTATACAGTGCAACCTGCAGTCAGATAAATAGCTGACTGAATGGTACAATATTCTATCTTCTAAAATATAGTGAATAGGAAGTATAAAGTATCACAAAATATAGATAAGCAAGTACAAGTCCTTTAAAATTTGTCATTAAGTGCAGTACTTGGTTAAATATATTCAACAGCCTCATATCTCATAAAGACACAATTATTCCGATAACTTCACCTTGTCCTTACTAAACTTCTGTATAATCCAAGTTCTAAGTTCGGGACAATAAGGCACCTTACTATCGAGGAACGAAAAAATGTATATTGCAGTTCACAGATTCAGCACATTTTCCAGTGAATCCAACAAGAAACTCCTTATGGAAAAAAAGGCCAGTGAAAAAATGTCTGCTTTTGTCCAATCCAGTGAATATCAAGAATCTCCATGTCACAATCACAATTCTCTAA
Proteins encoded in this region:
- the rubcn gene encoding run domain Beclin-1-interacting and cysteine-rich domain-containing protein isoform X1; the protein is MEIAAEEEAEERRREHWKLLSSLKTTVEGLVSTNNPNVWSRYGGLQRLHKDMNNILSHSLKNEQVYYKQRDYWPFVWCVRYISPHLASHVEQFSKLEPVLSSGMHSTGESYKAERWLLHSLQVHMLSAQLRPLLRHLGHTRKYYNDAAFLLSEPHVTAMFQCLEAVEQNNPKLLAQVDTVGLSPLKVPPCLGLLKSQSLCVLPGAGGAWRNHDAVPRVETLNRRLTTSNCSLREAVFTSHKSGTSTGVQSQNINSTNTTSPASSAGPPWVCVSRPGESERGITLMESPTPTHLQPEAGDSGDGDYDDGPEYLAIGNLGQRSRRDSQSSTHSSEQGGTLEHSMERSSKAPPPPRRSSFSELQRGPGRGSRGHTRSFSDTGVNQKLRNGGGPRKITIIIEDPVEESPADDCCMKDYSPFSPQCSDSSNPSSLYMESHGSQYSSVPDGMFRKPSEGQSLISYLSEQDFGSCADLEKENAHFSISESLIAAIELMKCNMRRQEEEGEEEGDSDCEIQQLKQKIRLRRQLIRRSRLPPSTTSQHIFHSTDSGGSRRSSQDSYQGLSDSGSAEEVEECELRDGCEGQSLLAVSQNGLSLSLASLFSDADIKRSVSSSSRSFLSSESISPSFLQSNSAESVAMGLLRQFEGMQLPAASELDWLVPEHDAPQKLLPIPDSLPISPDDGEHADIYKLRIRVRGNLEWAPPRPQIIFNIHPAHKKKIMVAKQNYRCAGCGTRIDPDYIKRLRYCEYLGRYFCQCCHENAQAVVPGRVLRSWDFSKYYVSNFARDLLSKIAGDPLFNPNDINSGLYKKVKHLEAVRVLRVQLFHMKNLFKTCRFAKGVLDQFDSLPGHLTEDLHLFSLNDLSAVRNGELAPRMKELIKLGTVHVDGCVLCQAKGFVCEFCGNDKDIIFPFQLNKCQRCEECRACYHRNCFRAGKDCPRCLRLAERRERMARKNMEEQEDEGGGP
- the rubcn gene encoding run domain Beclin-1-interacting and cysteine-rich domain-containing protein isoform X2; translated protein: MEIAAEEEAEERRREHWKLLSSLKTTVEGLVSTNNPNVWSRYGGLQRLHKDMNNILSHSLKNEQVYYKQRDYWPFVWCVRYISPHLASHVEQFSKLEPVLSSGMHSTGESYKAERWLLHSLQVHMLSAQLRPLLRHLGHTRKYYNDAAFLLSEPHVTAMFQCLEAVEQNNPKLLAQVDTVGLSPLKVPPCLGLLKSQSLCVLPGAGGAWRNHDAVPRVETLNRRLTTSNCSLREAVFTSHKSGTSTGVQSQNINSTNTTSPASSAGPPWVCVSRPGESERGITLMESPTPTHLQPEAGDSGDGDYDDGPEYLAIGNLGQRSRRDSQSSTHSSEQGGTLEHSMERSSKAPPPPRRSSFSELQRGPGRGSRGHTRSFSDTGVNQKLRNESPADDCCMKDYSPFSPQCSDSSNPSSLYMESHGSQYSSVPDGMFRKPSEGQSLISYLSEQDFGSCADLEKENAHFSISESLIAAIELMKCNMRRQEEEGEEEGDSDCEIQQLKQKIRLRRQLIRRSRLPPSTTSQHIFHSTDSGGSRRSSQDSYQGLSDSGSAEEVEECELRDGCEGQSLLAVSQNGLSLSLASLFSDADIKRSVSSSSRSFLSSESISPSFLQSNSAESVAMGLLRQFEGMQLPAASELDWLVPEHDAPQKLLPIPDSLPISPDDGEHADIYKLRIRVRGNLEWAPPRPQIIFNIHPAHKKKIMVAKQNYRCAGCGTRIDPDYIKRLRYCEYLGRYFCQCCHENAQAVVPGRVLRSWDFSKYYVSNFARDLLSKIAGDPLFNPNDINSGLYKKVKHLEAVRVLRVQLFHMKNLFKTCRFAKGVLDQFDSLPGHLTEDLHLFSLNDLSAVRNGELAPRMKELIKLGTVHVDGCVLCQAKGFVCEFCGNDKDIIFPFQLNKCQRCEECRACYHRNCFRAGKDCPRCLRLAERRERMARKNMEEQEDEGGGP
- the rubcn gene encoding run domain Beclin-1-interacting and cysteine-rich domain-containing protein isoform X4 → MEIAAEEEAEERRREHWKLLSSLKTTVEGLVSTNNPNVWSRYGGLQRLHKDMNNILSHSLKNEQVYYKQRDYWPFVWCVRYISPHLASHVEQFSKLEPVLSSGMHSTGESYKAERWLLHSLQVHMLSAQLRPLLRHLGHTRKYYNDAAFLLSEPHVTAMFQCLEAVEQNNPKLLAQVDTVGLSPLKVPPCLGLLKSQSLCVLPGAGGAWRNHDAVPRVETLNRRLTTSNCSLREAVFTSHKSGTSTGVQSQNINSTNTTSPASSAGPPWVCVSRPGESERGITLMESPTPTHLQPEAGDSGDGDYDDGPEYLAIGNLGQRSRRDSQSSTHSSEQGGTLEHSMERSSKAPPPPRRSSFSELQRGPGRGSRGHTRSFSDTGVNQKLRNESPADDCCMKDYSPFSPQCSDSSNPSSLYMESHGSQYSSVPDGMFRKPSEGQSLISYLSEQDFGSCADLEKENAHFSISESLIAAIELMKCNMRRQEEEGEEEGDSDCEIQQLKQKIRLRRQLIRRSRLPPSTTSQHIFHSTDSGGSRRSSQDSYQGLSDSGSAEEVEECELRDADIKRSVSSSSRSFLSSESISPSFLQSNSAESVAMGLLRQFEGMQLPAASELDWLVPEHDAPQKLLPIPDSLPISPDDGEHADIYKLRIRVRGNLEWAPPRPQIIFNIHPAHKKKIMVAKQNYRCAGCGTRIDPDYIKRLRYCEYLGRYFCQCCHENAQAVVPGRVLRSWDFSKYYVSNFARDLLSKIAGDPLFNPNDINSGLYKKVKHLEAVRVLRVQLFHMKNLFKTCRFAKGVLDQFDSLPGHLTEDLHLFSLNDLSAVRNGELAPRMKELIKLGTVHVDGCVLCQAKGFVCEFCGNDKDIIFPFQLNKCQRCEECRACYHRNCFRAGKDCPRCLRLAERRERMARKNMEEQEDEGGGP